A stretch of the Corylus avellana chromosome ca6, CavTom2PMs-1.0 genome encodes the following:
- the LOC132184929 gene encoding uncharacterized protein LOC132184929 has product MEQPPTPKNALPKEKSSGNNQRKKLPTAGELVSHYESQGLDSNEASIKVIEDLQNALFRVISSGRGRKDKFMAETSRKIDATNSRLAILDMKVDSKPGYGETFAIGVASGVALKGIGSVMPHILGALGQIWNSVRSATKSSP; this is encoded by the coding sequence ATGGAACAACCACCAACCCCAAAAAATGCACTTCCAAAAGAGAAAAGCAGCGGCAACAACCAGAGGAAAAAGCTGCCGACCGCAGGAGAGCTGGTATCCCACTATGAATCCCAAGGGCTCGACTCCAATGAAGCCTCCATAAAGGTCATAGAGGACCTCCAGAACGCCCTCTTCAGGGTCATTTCCTCCGGGAGAGGCAGAAAAGACAAGTTCATGGCTGAGACCTCGAGAAAGATCGATGCCACCAACAGCAGGCTCGCAATTCTTGACATGAAAGTGGATTCCAAGCCTGGGTATGGAGAGACTTTTGCCATTGGGGTTGCTTCTGGTGTCGCCTTGAAAGGAATTGGGAGTGTCATGCCTCATATTCTTGGGGCTCTTGGTCAGATTTGGAATTCTGTTAGGAGTGCTACCAAGTCTTCTCCTTGA